In the genome of Melitaea cinxia chromosome 4, ilMelCinx1.1, whole genome shotgun sequence, the window ttgataaattagtaaaagtttttgtttaacaataaattacatcatacttaatatttttaattgcccCTTCATAGTCATGTAATTTATAGatacttatgtaattttttaaaaaaattcgtaaAGTATCAAACTATCTATAGAAGTTGCACTATACTAAAATAGTATAATCAATATCAGCAATGTCCATCAAAGTTTAATTCAAAACCTGCATTGTCCTCAGATTAGTTTCAAAAAACGCAAAGTCCATTggtttttagtgttttatttatatttaggacaataaatacattgttttataataattatgacttgtattgttattgtttggtttattatttaataaatttgtaaagtcTACTTTATGATGAAGGGAGGAAaacgtttatttcattttatttaaaatcattaacatTGGACTTAGCTGTTTTTGAAACTATACCcctcatatatattatatacggcAATTTAAGCGGTCGTGCGCTCGTGGCGCTCCTGCGTCGTTAACGCAGAACGTCATAAATGGATTCAATGGCGttgtgggccttaggtggaacgcacccatagtcattatttttttgtctttgttGATGGTCAGGAGTGTTACCCACCCTACTATTTTAACAGTAGATTTGCTGTTTTTACATTGATACCCCAGTTTTCTGTTTCATTCctaatttttactgtttttttaaatagcgttcagcattatcacaaaataatgttttgatgaccactaaataattatatacaatgacaaaaggtaatgcaccaagaatattggacaaacctaactacctgcaggcagaccaaggaagctcttccgacgatcaacccaggattgtcccgcaaacttcgcggttatggaagagcccagctccgactactggtcggcgcgcttacgggacatgccttgcttaacaagcacttacacaatctaggtgttacagacagccccctgtgcagagcgtgcctggaggcagaggaaacggcctcacatatcctgctggaatgcggtggtgtggcgaactacagggcactacaccttgggacaccgaggttgctccaggaagtcgtcggcaacgtgaagggtctgctaggcttcctcaaggagcttggctggcacgaatagtgcccaccagccgatcacgcaaaaaaggcgcatcaagacgttgagttgcggaaaatagcccgtgtacaacaacaacaacaacaacggCAATTTAAGCGGTCGTGCGCTCGTGGCGCTCCTGCGTCGTTAACGCAGAACGTCACAAATGGATTCAATGGCGttgtgggccttaggtggaacgcacccatagtcattatttttttgtctttgttGATGGTCAGGAGTGTTACCCACTCTACTATTTTAACAGTAGATTTGCTGTTTTTACATTGATACCCCAGTTTTCTGTTTCATTCctaatttttactgtttttttaaatagcgttcagcattatcacaaaataatgttttgatgaccactaaataattatatacaatgaCACCAGATGGCAGTAGCTACTCTTGTCGGGATTCGAGGGAATTCCCCGACCAGTCTTATATGTGatttacatcaatattttatacgCGGGGAAATGGTGTACAAAATTCTCCAAAACGTATTTTTcggatattttaaaacatttcaagcATTCACAAATGTAAAGGAAAGATTATTTTCTGCtacaaatattatgaaaactaaATTACGCATTAAAATATCGACCTTACACAAGAACTCTTCAAATGAGTAGCAATCGGTTAAATCCGAAATAACTGATTGCTACTCATTTGAAGGCacataaagaaatttaacaaCAATATGCATGATTTTAAGAAGGGAATAGGCCAAATTTTCATAAATAGTTTTAGATTAATCTTTATGAATActtatttccataaaaaataaaattttatttatttatagcttttTAGATAGGTACTCTTATTCATCTTTTAATATTGTTTGCTTAAAAATCCCGCCAAAACGCCACGGTATGTCATCTGAGAGCACGTGACGTCATTCGAGGAATAACAATGGacgcgttccacctaaggcccgcAACGCCCGCGATCATGACCGCTAAAATTGTcgttccactaacgtaaaaacGCCGCGAACGTTGtgggcgaattttataagttgaGCACATATTTGGACGCTGTTAAATGTCAGGCGTCAgcaatatggcggcatggtgaaaacatgaTGAGGACGTCGCGGAAGCTTAGTGGAACGTGGCCAATCCtctcgcttcagtctgtaatatcccactactgggcataggcctctttccccatgtggagaaggatcagagcttaatccaccacgctgctccaatgcgggttaggtTAGGataggatatattccctactatgagtaacgattgctatcaggtgtacatgataacaaccgggaccgacggcttaacgtgctctccgaggcacgatggggagacccacaaggactgcacaaacacccagaccacggcaaacacctgtatggccaatacaaatgtttgtcatgtgcggggatcgaacccgcaaccgccagcgcaacaggtacaatccatggctgtaaccgttgcgccaacgcggcgtcgatatttaaatttcagtaTCGAACTATTGATATATCGTCCAAAAAAGTATTAGtagtttagtaataaatattgatatttctaaataataatatcgatatttcgatatatcggtatatcgatattttatcaacagtCCTACCTCAAAGCcaaagtattactatactctgtgCTCAAAGCCAAAGTTACGTTCAACTTTTCTTTTTATGGTTTTGTTATCACTGATTAGTACCTACAATGattagtttcttttttaagtAGATAGTTAATTctacgtttaaaaataattattatgaaatgaaGTAAAAGGCAGTAATAAGGTTCGCTTATTTCGTTTTACGATAAAGGCAGCTAGTTTCatacagtaaaattatttaaatttctaaaaacaatgacgttaaatttaaacatatttactttGAACTGTTGgtaagtataatattataatttataatgttatctAGTATACCAGATGCTGTAAAACtaagttaaatgtaattttagggGAATTCCAATTGTTTCCAAGAACCGAAAAGACAGGATAGAAGCAATAGCCAAATACTTAGTAAATGCCTCTCATAACATTGTCTGTTTGCAAGAGATTTGGAGTGAgaaagattatttatatttaaaaaagcagCTACAAAATTATCTTCCGTTTAGCCATTACTTCTACAGGTTAGTTTCAGCAATAGTTCAATTGCCTTTTAACtctttaatgtaataaaatatttactaatgaaacttttacttttaaaatgaatttaaattcatttagtaAATATTAGTGTCCCCTACACTATCTTAGGGTAAAAAATACTGCAAAGTCTATAAAGATAGTTCTTTATTGAATACAAAACCTATATGTGAGAGACTACTATAAGAATGATACCTTTGTTATCACAACAGACAAAATTGTTAGAAAGCGAACCGatgtcatatttaaaatattttattttcaaattaataattctttaccAGGTATTTAGTTAACAAAACCACAGGTAATCCAACAGGTAGAATAATATatggtataataaaatatatggtcttttaaaattgatttaaaaaatatccaaaCTTTTAGTGGAGTCCTTGGTTCTGGTCTGTGTGTGTTCTCAAAATGGATGATACAAGATGTTTTCTTCCATCAATGGCCACTCAATggatatattcataaaatacacCACGGAGATTGGTTTGGAGGAAAGGGGGTCGGCTTGTGCAGAATCAAATGTAACAATAGGCTTATTAATGTCTATTGCACACATGTAAGCATAATccataccaatattataaagctaaagcgtttgtttgtttgtttgaacgcgctaatctctggaactactggtccaatttgaaaaagtctttcagtgttagatagcccatttatcgagaaatgctaggctatatatcatcatgctaagatcaataggagcagagcaccaatgaagaatatttcaaaatcgggttttattccttttgagagcttccccagTTAACCCAAAGAAAATGTTTCATGCGGACGAAATCGTGGGCAGAAGCTTGTTTTAGAATATTTCaaagattattataaaactagaaacataatacataggtatatgaAAAAATGTCTTAATTTTACCTTCTCTTATATATCGATCTGCTTCTTATGGTTatcatttttgatattattttatgttaaaaatatttctttattgtagTTGCATGCAGAGTATAATGAAGATGATATATATTTAGCACATAGAGTATTACAAGCATATACAACTGCAGAATTTGTTAATCTAACTACATCTCCAGCTGACGTGTCCATACTTGCTGGTGATTTAAACACTGCGCCTGGTGACTTATCATAtaggtaatatattatattattacaagaagaatatgaaattatatactttttgtttAGTGTGAAACTTCTTAGAAAGTAATTAatgagaatatttaatatttttttcagattaATTACTCATGTTCCAATGCTTATTGATCCCTGCCGTTtagaatgtaaaaataatgacaGCATTGATAAATTTTTAGGAACTTgtgataatattaacaatagttATTCTGATCCCAAGCTTGTGAAAGTTTGTCCGCAAGGCAAAAGAATAGATCACATTCTGTTTCATGTTAATCCTTCCTTGGAggtaaatagtttaatttttaatcaagtGAATAAGATTGTGCTTATCtttgtttagattttttattcatattatttttaatttttttgaccaacttcaagaaatttaataaattaaaaattttgagttCAGTTTTTTtagagtaataaaaataactgtaattaagtcaataatattatttttcttgtcaTTTAAGGCTGAGGTGGTTAATTTTGGCAACCCACTAGAACATCGAGTTCCTGGCAAACAATTTTCATATTCTGATCATAATGCTGTCAACTTGGAATTAAGAATTACACCATCGACCAATCAAATAAACCAAAGACAATTAAGCATGGAAGAGCATCTTCATGATACCATACAAGAAGCGATTAATGTTTGTAAAGAAGCAACTGTAACAATTGCaaagtcaaaaaaaatatttataacaactgGAGGCCTTATTTTTATGTTCTTATTAGGTTCTGTAGATTTTTGGCCGAATAACATATTTtctgatatatttaaaatcataataactGGTATTAGCTTCTACTACATTATCATGGGAACACTGTGGAATAGAATTGAAATGAATAGTTTGAAAGCTGGTTTAACTGCTCTAGAAAATTTCTACAAAAGTAGAAATGatgatctaataaataaataataatattgcatatctcagtttatttaattgaatttaattgtTCAAGAGgagaaattagaaaataattatataaacttaataagaccataaacattttgaatatcatatcaaaaattgaccgctccagcgggattcgaacccgcgtctccgactgaccgtgtcggcgctctagccaattaagctaatTAATAAGaccattaaaataa includes:
- the LOC123670222 gene encoding putative neutral sphingomyelinase: MDNSPIVVDNNKSRKRIRDPTKWKRNLEKLERENRENIRELPTLSYYDKLLPQNIDSGRCELHEEENEEAFVKKILIYLMGIPIVSKNRKDRIEAIAKYLVNASHNIVCLQEIWSEKDYLYLKKQLQNYLPFSHYFYSGVLGSGLCVFSKWMIQDVFFHQWPLNGYIHKIHHGDWFGGKGVGLCRIKCNNRLINVYCTHLHAEYNEDDIYLAHRVLQAYTTAEFVNLTTSPADVSILAGDLNTAPGDLSYRLITHVPMLIDPCRLECKNNDSIDKFLGTCDNINNSYSDPKLVKVCPQGKRIDHILFHVNPSLEAEVVNFGNPLEHRVPGKQFSYSDHNAVNLELRITPSTNQINQRQLSMEEHLHDTIQEAINVCKEATVTIAKSKKIFITTGGLIFMFLLGSVDFWPNNIFSDIFKIIITGISFYYIIMGTLWNRIEMNSLKAGLTALENFYKSRNDDLINK